The Acinetobacter sp. SAAs474 DNA window CTAAAATCTCTATATTGATATATTGTTCAATCTTTGTTGGATTTAAACAATAAATTTGATCTAAAAATTCCACATTAAAATGTCCCACGGTTTGAAATTTTTCAAAAGCCAATTGTCCAGCAATTGAAAAGTGTACATGTGCTGCAATCGTAGCAATGGTCGTATTTGTAACAGCTGTATATGCTGCAATTAAGGCGCCTAAGGCACAACCTGTTGCCGTAATTTTAGGTTGTAAAAATGATCCACCATTAATTTTAATTACATTATTCATTGCTTTCGATAAAATAAAATCAGCTTCACCTGAAATAGCAATACATGGTGAATATTGAAGTAATACTTTGGCTTGTTGGTAAACATCAGTACTATTGAGTGTACTATCGACGCCTTTTGATTGAATTTGATGACCTGCTAGTGCACAAATTTCAGAAGCATTACCACGAATAACGCTAGGTTGTAATGTTATAAGCTCATCAATGGTCTGTGAGCGCCACGCCAGTATTGTGCTATAACCTACAGGATCAAGTACCCATGGTTTTTGATTTTGTTGTGCTGCTTTTGCCGCAATTTTCATTGCTTGTATTTGCTCTGTGGTAGGGGTACCTGTATTGATACTCAGTGCATGGGCAGCATGGATAAAGTGACCTGCTTCAAAAGGATTATCAATCATCGCAGGTGAAGCACCTGCAGCCAGTAAAATATTTGCTGTATAATTGGCTGCAACAGTATTGGTAATGCAATGGATGAGAGGATGTTGTTGTTGTAATGCTTGCCACGCTTCTATGACCTCAGCTGTGATCATTTTGATTTGTGTTGAATCAGAACTAGACATAAATTATTTGTCCCATTAAATCATATGTTTTTAGCAGTAATATTGGTTTTAAATTTCACCTAAGGAAATGATTATACTCATGTCATAAGCATGGGTTGTATGTTGCTTGATTGATGAGTAGCTTAATTTAAATTCATATTATTGAGTGAAATAATGATCTTGATGTTTGCAGTCATCGCAAAATAAAGAGACATAATTTCCCGCATCATAATCGATGGATAGGTTGGTTGAGCCGCAATGCATACAGCGTTTGGTAGAGTAAAATTTTAATCGTGGTTCAATTTTTTTCCATACACGTGTAAGTGGTTGAACAAAAATGGTTTCATCATAACCTAGAAAGTGAAAAAATAAGATTTGACTCATTTTGCTGAGTGGTAAGTTATAGGGTCTCGGTAATATAAATGTTTCCCATTTTT harbors:
- the thiM gene encoding hydroxyethylthiazole kinase encodes the protein MSSSDSTQIKMITAEVIEAWQALQQQHPLIHCITNTVAANYTANILLAAGASPAMIDNPFEAGHFIHAAHALSINTGTPTTEQIQAMKIAAKAAQQNQKPWVLDPVGYSTILAWRSQTIDELITLQPSVIRGNASEICALAGHQIQSKGVDSTLNSTDVYQQAKVLLQYSPCIAISGEADFILSKAMNNVIKINGGSFLQPKITATGCALGALIAAYTAVTNTTIATIAAHVHFSIAGQLAFEKFQTVGHFNVEFLDQIYCLNPTKIEQYINIEILE